In Pirellulales bacterium, the following are encoded in one genomic region:
- a CDS encoding tetratricopeptide repeat protein: protein MCRKAFWMAFGALIAAVAIGRGTLARAASPSETLEKAIYTEETVGNVDEAIKLYEQVITEGKVARNAAAQAEYRLAQCLFKKNKPAEANAALEKLIADFPEEKELLAKARKQLPSELKLLPAPWQDHEAQLISLKLAGGLDIGAYVYMIDSATHEGKEAWRCATRAFVTVNGAQSYSTVLADKESFAPFSSRWMHSLLGDVEAVYKPQVVELTDLLKKTHREIALDGPIFDNEEAAELFRRLPLAVGYKTTIPIMSILTSGKIPLGLEVTGKETLEVPAGKFECFKVVLNIGQTFYISTDEHHYAVKFEAGGAIGELAHVYQLEPGKPLTFDGDGFSLTLPERWFAYTPKPVKKDEGEKAIFLDRDGAATCWVSAKTRKTDEKRKTIKERIDADIEENKTALKDFKVRADGIKERTIAGRPAYSVVADYTDGEKKMVMYGTDVLGDKLEINFAAMVAADKLDAFQKEFDKVIGSLQLK, encoded by the coding sequence ATGTGTCGGAAAGCATTCTGGATGGCGTTCGGTGCGCTGATTGCCGCTGTCGCGATTGGCCGCGGAACTCTCGCCCGCGCCGCCTCGCCCAGCGAGACGCTCGAAAAGGCGATCTACACCGAGGAAACCGTCGGCAACGTGGACGAGGCGATCAAGCTCTATGAGCAAGTGATCACTGAAGGAAAGGTGGCCCGCAATGCCGCCGCGCAGGCTGAGTATCGTCTGGCTCAATGCTTGTTCAAGAAGAACAAGCCGGCGGAGGCGAATGCGGCGCTCGAAAAGCTGATCGCGGACTTTCCAGAGGAGAAGGAACTGCTGGCCAAGGCCCGCAAGCAGTTGCCGAGCGAACTCAAGCTGCTCCCAGCGCCATGGCAGGATCATGAAGCGCAGTTGATCAGCCTCAAGCTGGCCGGCGGGCTGGACATCGGCGCGTATGTCTACATGATCGATTCGGCGACGCATGAAGGCAAAGAAGCCTGGCGCTGCGCGACTCGGGCCTTCGTGACCGTCAATGGCGCGCAAAGTTATAGCACGGTGCTGGCCGACAAGGAAAGCTTCGCGCCCTTCAGCAGCCGCTGGATGCACTCGCTCTTGGGAGACGTCGAGGCCGTTTACAAGCCACAGGTGGTCGAGTTGACGGATTTACTTAAGAAGACCCATCGCGAAATCGCCCTGGACGGGCCGATATTCGACAACGAAGAAGCGGCGGAACTCTTTCGCCGCCTGCCATTAGCTGTCGGTTACAAGACGACAATCCCCATCATGTCCATCTTAACCTCAGGCAAGATCCCGCTGGGTCTGGAAGTCACCGGCAAAGAGACGCTCGAAGTCCCGGCGGGCAAATTCGAGTGCTTCAAGGTCGTCCTCAACATTGGCCAGACGTTCTATATTTCGACCGACGAGCATCACTATGCCGTCAAATTCGAGGCCGGCGGGGCGATCGGCGAATTGGCGCATGTTTATCAACTTGAGCCGGGCAAGCCGCTGACGTTCGACGGCGACGGATTCAGCTTGACGCTTCCCGAGCGTTGGTTCGCTTACACGCCTAAGCCCGTCAAGAAGGACGAAGGCGAAAAGGCGATATTTCTCGATCGAGACGGCGCGGCTACGTGCTGGGTCTCGGCAAAGACCCGGAAGACGGATGAAAAGCGAAAGACGATCAAGGAGCGGATCGACGCCGACATCGAAGAGAATAAAACCGCGCTCAAAGATTTCAAGGTCCGCGCGGACGGCATTAAGGAGCGCACGATCGCCGGCCGCCCGGCATACAGCGTCGTCGCCGATTACACTGATGGAGAGAAGAAAATGGTGATGTACGGCACGGACGTGCTCGGCGACAAGCTGGAAATCAATTTCGCCGCGATGGTCGCGGCCGACAAGCTCGACGCCTTTCAAAAGGAGTTTGACAAAGTGATCGGTAGCTTGCAGTTGAAATAG